The Erwinia sorbitola nucleotide sequence AACGCGATGCCGCCGCAGGGGTTGCCAGCCGCAGGCGTGTCTACAGTCACGGTAATGCAGGCCAGGTGAAAAACGATGTACAGGTGTTGCAGGTGGTCGGGCAGATCTCCAGCTGGGCCTACGCGGTGGAAGCCGCAGTTCAGCAGGCCACGCACGCGCTGCAACGTGCTTACGAACTGCATGACAGCGGCGATGAGGCGTTGATTCAGCAAGCTAATGTGCTGGCCGAACTGGAATCCGCGCAGGCGCAGGTGATTGCCAGCGAGCTGATCCCCCGTGCCGCCAGCGAACTGTTTAATGCGCTGGGGGCCTCGGATACCCGCGTCAGCAAGGCGCTCGACCGCCACTGGCGCAATGCGCGCACCGTGGCGTCTCATAATCCGGTGATTTATAAAATTCGTAATGTCGGGGACTGGGAGGTTAATGGCAAACAGCCGACGTTTATCTGGCAGATTGGGAATGGGGAGTAGGGGGCAAAGGGATCCCGGGAATACGCCTCGTCCTGTGTTGGTGGGTCAGGCATGCCTGACCCCTGCGACAGATATTAATGCGTTTCGCAGGGGCGAGGTGCGTATCGTAGGGGCGAGGCACGCCTCGTCCTGTCCCGTTCCGCCTCGCCCTGTGCTCGTCCCTGCGGTTATTTATCCAGCGACCACGTTGCGGAACTCACATCCACCTTCACCGGCAACAACCCAATCTGCGTAAACTTATCTGCCAGCGCCTGCTGTTGCTTGAATACCTCAGGCGTCATACGTTCGGCACCGTACGGCATTCTGGCCAGTGCCCGCTGCCAGATAAGCTGCGGTAGCCCGGTTGAGGTCGAGAGGATTTTAGCCGCTTCTTCCTGATGGGCGTTGGCCCAGGTACTGAGCGAGCCAAGCTCATCCACCACCTGCTTTGCCGTCTGCGGATAAGTCTCAGCAAACTTGCGGCTGGCAAGATAGAAGGTGTAGTGCGGCACCAGACCTTCAGCGTTTTTTATCAGGCGTGCGTGGGCATTGGTTTCCACCTCCGCATAGTACGGATCCCAGATTACCCAGGCATCCACCGCGCCGCGCTGAAATGCCGCGCGGGCATCAGCCGGAGGCAGGTAAACCGGGGTGATATCTTTGTAGCTCAGGCCCGCATCTTCCAGCGCACTGACCAGCAGATAGTTCACATCTGAACCTTTATTCAGCGCCACGCGTTTCCCTTTCAAGTCCGCTACGCTTTTAATCGCTGAGTTTTCCGGCACCACGATCGCCTCGGTTTTAGGATTTGCCGGGGAGTGTGCCAGGTAAACCAGATCCGCCTGCGCCGCCTGGGCAAAGGTCGGCGGGGCATCGCCGGTAGCAGCCAGATCGATACTGCCAACGTTCAGCCCTTCCAGCATCTGCGGCCCGGCTGGAAACTCCACCCATCGCACGGCGATACCCTGTTTTTTAAACTGCTCGTCGAGCGTACCGCGATACTTCAGCAGCGCAAAGATATTGGCTTTTTGATAGCCAATATTGATTGTTTTCGGCGCAGGCCCGGCGGCGGCGGCAGATAATGAGATGCCAAGAACCATGCTGGCAATCAAACCGCTGAGTAATGCTTTCTTCATGTTATTTCCCCAGGTAATAAGTGCAGTGGGAAAAACATAACAAAATGCATGAGGGGGTCTTAACGAGTAGATCTGATAACGATAGATGCAGAGCGAATAACGACAGGGCAACCCGGCTGACGAGTCGCCCCTGGTGAGTTTATTGATATTGCAGATAGGCAACGTGCGTTTGCAGATATTCCTCCAGGCCATGACGACCATCGGCTCCGCCAATCCCTGACTTACGCCAGCCTGCGTGGAAACCCTGCATTGCTTCGAAATGCTCGCGGTTAATGTAGGTTTCACCGAACTTCAGCTGCTTCAGGGCCAGCATGGCGGTGTTAAGGTTCTGCGTAAAGATTGACGATGTCAGGCCATATTCGCTGTCGTTAGCCAGCGCGATGGCTTCATCCAGCGTGCTGAATTTCATCACCGGCAGCACCGGCCCAAACGTCTCTTCCTGCATAATGTTCATCTGCTGTGTGACATGGGTCAGCAGGGTAGGCTCGAAGAAGAAACCTCTGGTGCCTGCACGTTTACCGCCGGTCACCACTTTTGCCCCGGCATCCACCGCCGCCGCGACTTTTTGCTCCACGCGTTGCAGCGCTGCCGCAGTAATCAGCGGCCCCATATCCAGCCCTTTCTGCACCGCCGGGTCACCCCATGTTACCTGTTTAAATGCCGCGCTCAGGCGCTCAACTACCTCATCATAGACGCCGTCCTGCACATAGAGACGCTCGGCGCAGTTACACACCTGTCCGGTATTGATCATCCGTGAGGCCACAATCGCTTTAACCGCCAGCTCAAGGTTGGCATCATTCATCACGATTACCGGTGCTTTACCGCCTAACTCCAGCGACACTTTTGTGATGTTCTGCGCTGCCGCCTGCATGGTGGCGATCCCGGCACCGACGCTGCCGGTCAGACTGACCAGGCCAACCTTTGGATTTGCCGCCAGCTCATGACCCACCACCGGACCGTAGCCGGTGACCAGATTAAATACCCCGGCAGGCAGGCCGATCTCATCGACTATTTGCGCAAAGATCATCGCATTGTTCGGCGTCAGTTCGCTGGGTTTAACCACAATGGTGTTGCCGGTCAGCAGTGCCGGAGCCGCTTTACGTGCAATCAGGAAGAAGGGGAAATTCCACGGCAGAATACCGGTGGTGACGCCGATGGCTTTCTTAAACACCAGGATATTCTCCTGCGGGCGATCGCTCTGCACGATTTCACCCTCATAGCGGCGCGCCCACCCGGCCATATAGTCGAGATAATCCGCCGTAAAGAACACTTCGGTCTCCGCCAGTTCCTGAGTTTTTCCCCCTTCAGCAACAATAGTGGCGGTCAGCTCTGCGGCGCGCTGGCGGATACCCTGGGCAATTTTTTGCAGCCAGTTACCCCGCTCAACGGCAGGCAGTGCCTCCCAGGCTGGCTGTGCTGCGGCAGCGGCATCAATGGCGCGCCGGGCATCTTCAGCGCTGCCTTCAGGAATACGCGACAGCACTGCTTCCGTCGCCGGATTGATCACCTCGATCCAGCGATCGGCGCGGTTTTCGACAAATTCACCATTGATATACATCTGTTGCTGAACTGGGTTCATGGCAGCTTCTCCGTGACACACTTTTTAGAAGGTTGTTAATTAACAGCATAAAAACTGTTGCAGGCCTGAGAAGGTGCAATAGCGCAGGGCGAATCACCTTGATGTGGCTGCCATCAATGAGAGCTGGCTGGCAAAATCAGCAAGAAGCCCGTGCCGGAGCTGGCATTTTTAACATTTAGTGATAAATATGAGCAGTTTAGGGAAATATCCCGTTTCGGGGCATGACGATGACCCAGATGAGTGAATTGTGACAACGGTCGACGGGAGGCACTGAATTTTGCCATCTTTGTTCCGGCCAGGGCAG carries:
- the aldA gene encoding aldehyde dehydrogenase, with product MNPVQQQMYINGEFVENRADRWIEVINPATEAVLSRIPEGSAEDARRAIDAAAAAQPAWEALPAVERGNWLQKIAQGIRQRAAELTATIVAEGGKTQELAETEVFFTADYLDYMAGWARRYEGEIVQSDRPQENILVFKKAIGVTTGILPWNFPFFLIARKAAPALLTGNTIVVKPSELTPNNAMIFAQIVDEIGLPAGVFNLVTGYGPVVGHELAANPKVGLVSLTGSVGAGIATMQAAAQNITKVSLELGGKAPVIVMNDANLELAVKAIVASRMINTGQVCNCAERLYVQDGVYDEVVERLSAAFKQVTWGDPAVQKGLDMGPLITAAALQRVEQKVAAAVDAGAKVVTGGKRAGTRGFFFEPTLLTHVTQQMNIMQEETFGPVLPVMKFSTLDEAIALANDSEYGLTSSIFTQNLNTAMLALKQLKFGETYINREHFEAMQGFHAGWRKSGIGGADGRHGLEEYLQTHVAYLQYQ
- a CDS encoding sulfonate ABC transporter substrate-binding protein, which gives rise to MVLGISLSAAAAGPAPKTINIGYQKANIFALLKYRGTLDEQFKKQGIAVRWVEFPAGPQMLEGLNVGSIDLAATGDAPPTFAQAAQADLVYLAHSPANPKTEAIVVPENSAIKSVADLKGKRVALNKGSDVNYLLVSALEDAGLSYKDITPVYLPPADARAAFQRGAVDAWVIWDPYYAEVETNAHARLIKNAEGLVPHYTFYLASRKFAETYPQTAKQVVDELGSLSTWANAHQEEAAKILSTSTGLPQLIWQRALARMPYGAERMTPEVFKQQQALADKFTQIGLLPVKVDVSSATWSLDK